A region of the Microbulbifer pacificus genome:
ACGAAATGGGCATCGGTCCGGTATTTGCGATTCCAAAACTGCTGGCCCGCACTGGCCTCAAAATGGACGACATCGGTTTGTGGGAGCTGAACGAGGCATTTGCGGTCCAGGTGCTGTATTGCCGTGACAAGCTCGGCATCGACAACGACAAACTCAATGTCAACGGCGGTGCTATTTCTATCGGTCACCCTTATGGAATGAGTGGCGCACGCATGGTGGGGCATGCACTGCTCGAAGGTAAGCGCCGCGGCGTGAAGTATGTGGTGGTGACCATGTGTGTGGGTGGCGGTATGGGTGCAGCCGGACTGTTCGAAGTTGTATAACAAGCCGAAGATCCAGACGAAATAACAGTTGAGGCAAAATATGCGAGCTCTGGTATGCGAGGCCTTTGGCCCGATAGAAAATCTGAAAGTCCGTGACTGGCAACTGCCGGCATTGAAACCCAATGAGGTTCGCCTCGAAGTTCACGCGGCGGGAGTGAATTTTCCCGATGGCCTGATGGTGCAAGGGAAATACCAGGTGAAGCCCGCAATGCCTTTCGTCGCCGGCGGTGAGTGTGCGGGGATCATTCGTGAAGTCGGCGAATCGGTCAAAGGGTTCAAGGTCGGCGACAGAGTGATTGCGATGCCCGGACTTGCGGCGTTTGCGGAAGTGGTCAATGTGGATCACAAACTGTTGATGCCAATGCCCGCCGAGCTGGACTTCCAGCAGGCGGCGGGTTTCTGCATCACCTATGCCACCTCTTACTACGCTTTCAAGCAACGTGCGCAACTGAAAGAGGGCGAAACCCTGGTGGTGCTGGGCGCTGCCGGTGGCGTTGGCGTAACTGCGATCCAGCTGGGCAAGCTGATGGGTGCTCGGGTAATAGCCTGTGCCTCCACCGATGAAAAATTGGCATTCTGTCGTGATCTGGGTGCAGACGAAACCATCAATTA
Encoded here:
- a CDS encoding NADPH:quinone oxidoreductase family protein, encoding MRALVCEAFGPIENLKVRDWQLPALKPNEVRLEVHAAGVNFPDGLMVQGKYQVKPAMPFVAGGECAGIIREVGESVKGFKVGDRVIAMPGLAAFAEVVNVDHKLLMPMPAELDFQQAAGFCITYATSYYAFKQRAQLKEGETLVVLGAAGGVGVTAIQLGKLMGARVIACASTDEKLAFCRDLGADETINYSRENLKDRIRELTDGKGADVIYDPVGGDFSEQAYRSIAWGGRYLVIGFAAGDIPSLPLNLPLLKAGDILGIYWGGWAARDPKANMQNFSELLGFVQQGRLQPLTTEVYDLSDFTRAFAAINERRAKGRVVLTMGQNQD